TGCACTTCCTAAGAATAGTGACTGGGTGCTTAAGTCCCCTCTCTGTTAAGTGGGCATACTGCTACCTCCTTCGCAAGGCTGTTGAAAATAAACGAGTTGTCCGTGCAAGCCCATTTGCACGTAGAAAGCGCTCAGTAAATGCTTTTGCCCCTTCCCTCTGTACAAAGGTGAGGAACTTTCACTGTTCGCTTGATGTCTGTCCCACCTCGTGTTGAAGGCATCTGGTCTCAAAGCGTGGAGGACACAGGTGGAAgaggtgaaagagaaagaaagcgaGGGGCAAGCAGCAAACTCACGGTAAAATGCCAATCGGCAGGGTCTGAGAGTCCGAGCTGCACTTGACACCGCACCGGCTTCCGCGCCTGTGTGCCGCAGCCCCCGCCGGCCTGCTACTCCTTTTTGCTAGCAATGGCCCTGAGCAGGAGGCTGCGCGGGGAGGCCGCCCCCTCGCCCCGCTGATTGGCCTCGCCAACCGACTCATCATTCTCTTTGTCTCAAACCGCAGAGGTTAAAAGAAGCGGCGGCTGCTGGGAGCTACCAGCGAGTGGGCGGGGGCGGCCGCTGCTGCCTTGGGAACCGAGCTGCTTCGACCCAGCTACCCAAAGCTGGGTGAAGAGGCTCCGTCTGGAGGCTCTGAGTTGGTTAGCGGTAGAGGAGgcgtccggagaaggcaatggcaacccactccagtactcttgcctggaaaatcccatggacgcaggagcctggtgggctgcagtccatggagtcgctaagagtcggacacgactgagcgacttcactttcacttttcactttcatgcactggagaaggaaatggcaacccactccagtgtcttgcctggagaatcccagggacggcggagcctggtaggctgccgtctatggggtcgcacagagtcggacacgactgaagcgacttggcagcagcagcagcagaggaggcgTCATCCTTTTTCCCTGCAGGGCCACGGCGACCGGAAGGCGGCATCCACACCTGTCCACGCCGGAGCATTCGCTGTCCACCGGCCGAGCACAGTAACGAAAAAGGGCGCGATTGCCTGTCCcggagaaaggagggaagagctCCATCAGGATTGGGCGGCTTTCCTGTTTACCAAATCGCGAGGGCTGAAAGGCAGCCGAAGGAGCACTCCCGCGGCCCGGCTGCGCAGAGACAGGAGGTGGTTCTACTGAATGATGCCAAATGGGTAGGATTTGCCTAGATTGACAGGAGAACGTTTTCAGGGGGATAGTTAGGGGGCGGGAAGCAGCGGGGATCGCAAGCTGTCTGCCTTGAACCCCCTTTGCATCTCCTGATCCCTTCCTGGTGAGGCATATGTGGGCGTGTGTGTCCAACTCCCATTCCCTCTCTCCGTGGCAGACCACCAAAGTCGAATTCGAACTCGATTTCTGTGCGGCTGATTGCGGAGCTGGTAGGACAACGATTTCCCGGAGTGGATTCAGGGGTATGTAATAGAGGGTCACTTTGGCTTGTATTCACAAGGTGGGAGAGGGAATTCTCCGTCTGGCTACTGTGGAGGGAGGGGTCGAGGGAGCGAGATGAGGGATGAAACTCCTTCTaacccttcccttccctgccctgcTTTGCCCTCCGCCATGGCCTGAAGACTGGGATCTTCAGTCTCGCGTGGACAGAGGTCAACCTACCTCGGAATCCAGCTTTCTAACTCAAGCTCTTGTTGTGAAATAAAGGCGCGCACTTGTTTCCAAGCTCATATAGGAATCTGAGAAATAACGGGGGAAACTTTGAGAAGGGGGTGTGGTTGAGACCTGAAACCGTCAGTTTCATGGAGATCTTATTTGCTACCACAAATCTGTGAGACTTAGACCACTGCTCTCTATTTTGAGAGCCCAATATGGGCTCTAAGCACTATTTCACCTAGAATTCTAAGCCGCTGTTGCCTTCCTTCCTGGAGGATTCTCGGGAGAGGATAGTTGCAGATCTGAAAAGCACCCTGCAGCACGGGAACACCCATTAACTCCTGAAGGTTGTAATTGCCAGTTTCCTGCAGAATATTTTCAGGGCAGTAGCCGAATGGAAAATGTACCCGCAGGGTGTTCAGGAACGTAAAGGAAGCGACTGCAAACTGCTTCATGCAGTCTACTACCTTACTAACCTTTTCCCCCCTCCTTTTCTTTACAGACCCTACTGAGATACAAGGAAGATGGAGCCCAGGAACGTTGCTTTGGGGATTTCTCCTGCAGATCAGGCTTTTCTAGAAAGGCTGAGCATTTTGTTACATTCATATAGACGATCATTGTCAGTCATGGCCAGCATCATTGCACGTGTGGGTAACAACTGGCAGCAGAATACAGCCTTGCCACCCTGGGCCCATTCCATGTTGAGGTCCCTGAGGGGGAAGGGGAGTCTTGGTCCTTCAAGGGTCAACATGGCAGAAGGAAAGATGAAATTGTTCTCCGGGAGGGTGGTGCCAGCCCAGGAGGAGGAAACCTTTGAAAACTGGCTGATACAAGTCAATGGGGCCCTGCCAGATTGGAATATGTCTGAATAGGAAAAGCTCAAGCACTTGATGAAAACCCTGAGGGGCCCCACACGGGAGGTGATGCGTTTACTGCAGACAGCCAACCCCAACCTCAGTGTGGCAAATTTCTTGTGTGCCATGAAGTTGGTGTTGGGGATTCTGAAAGCAGTGTCACTGCCCATGGCAAATTTTTTAACACCTTGCAGGCACAAGGGGAGAAAGCCTCCCTTTGTGTGATCCGTTTAGAGGTGCAGCTCCAGAACGCTATTCAGGCTGGGATCATAGCTGAGAAAGATGCAAATCAGACACAGCTGCACCAGCTCCTTTTAGGGGCTGAGCTGAATGGGGACCTGTTCTTCAGGCTGAAGAATCTTCTCAGGATGTATGCAAATGAGCAGGAGTGTCTCCCCAATTTCCTGGAGTTAATCAGGACGATAAGGGAGGAAGAGGATTGTAATGACACTTGAAGCGGCCCAAAAGATCTGAGCTAATCATGGAGACGGCAGTAAGCCCTGTGGCATTTCAGGGCCCCCAGGCAATAGCCATCAGCACTGCTGATTGCAATGTGATAGAAGTAGATGATACCCTTAATGACTCACACGAGGATGTGATCCTGGTGGAGTCTCAGAACCCTCCACTTACATCCATAGATGCCCCTCCCCTCAGGGTCAGGGCCAGACTTCAGGATCAAATACTGGTCATTGATTCCCTAAACAGTTCTCAGGCTCAATCTCCTTCTACCAGTGGTGGTTCTGCATATAACAGTGATGGTCCTGGGGATATATGTAGAACCAGGAAGAGAAAATATACTATCCACTGTTCATACTGTGGTGAGGAGGGCCACTCAAAGGAAACCAGTGACAGTAAGAGCAACAAGGCCCAGGTGTTTTGAGAATCTGATCATCACCCTGCAAAAGCTGACACATACAGAGGAGGAGACATCAAAAGAGATCCCAGGCAAGCACAGTGACCTCTCCGAGCCACAGTAATGTGCTAGACCCAGCCCTAAGTGAACCCTTAACTGTATTCAGAGACTGCTGATGGGGAAAACTAGGGTAGGCTGGGGGAGGCTTCTATGTGCATGAATTAATCCACAAAGTGGCTTTCTTTGGGGAAGAAGAGATTGTAGATACCAGCAAAAAGAAGACAGCCTGACCTCTGTCCCTGCTTCTCCCTCCATCTGCCTAAGggtctatgtgtgtgtctatttccTTGATGATTGTGTTCCTTCTGTGAAAGGAGTACAAGTTATTGTTAAACTTTCAAAGACCGAAGGAAACTACAAAAACTGAAGTGCAAATTACCTGAAACTCCCCACCCTTGCATAACCGTTGTCAGTCCTTGGATGAATGGCCTTCTAGATATCTCCCTATTCCTGTGTACCAAGATAGATATTATATACAGATAAAAGTGATCAAATATAAGTGTTATTCTATGCTCTGTATTTTTTCACCAAACAATATATGTTGTGGACTTTTATGTCAATTCATAAGCATCAAGTATGCTTGCTGTCTCTGTGTGAGATTACTTTTAGGaatacagaaggaaaataataagaaaactaaATACAGAAGCTCTAAATGGGGGGAACTCATACTGTGGAGTTTTATCAacctcatttacagatgaggaaaatggaaGCTGAAAGGAGCTATCTCCCAAAGAGTCCCCTATCACAACTGACCTATGGCACTGAACTAAATCTGTGTCCaatggacttacctggtggtccagtggcttagactctgtgctcccaatgcaggggccctgggtttcaattcctggtcagggaactatatcccatatgccacaacgaagagtacacatgcctcaactaaaagatcctgtgtgctgcaactaagaccttgcacaaccaaataaataaatacatatattttaaaaacaatgccCCAGTGCTTTCTTAGCTAatacatcttgagaaatctgatgACAGACAGGGGAGGGGGCAATAATAGGAAATGGGTATTTCAGGGGCTCCATTCCTGTTCACTTTGGGAAGGGGCGGTGTTCCCTTCCCTGAGCAGATTCCTTAAATTGCTACTATTAATGCTTCTGAACAACACCCCATGGCAAAAAGACTACCCTTTGGGTTGACACtaccctctgcctccccctcaACTGCAGAGAAAGCAGCTGCTCATGAGAGTTCAGTACCAGGAGACTTGGGATGACCCTGGCTTCACCCTAGCTACATGCTAGGGGACACCAGAAGCTCAAGAACTCCCAGCAAACCTCCCTCTGACCCAAGAAATTGAAATCACTGGGGAAAGATGAAAAACAATCTGGATGccagggcatgagaaaatacaggggacccctcccccaccacagggCAGGATATAGCTCCAATCAGGCCCCCAAAGCCACAGGGGAGCCCAACATTCTCAGACTCTTATAGGCTTATAGTCTCCATCCTATCCTCTAAAGCGGCCCTTAGAAGGAATCTGCCCCCTATTTATCCAAGATTAAAATATCACTCCTCTTTCTACTCACCTTTTCTCAATTTTACTCCATAATCACTTGTTGACTGATTTACACAAATTAAGTTTATGCCGTCATAATTTCTCTCTGGGACCAGACagagtataaagaaaaataaataaatgctacaCCAACCAGTGCCCTCCTTTACACTGGAGTTAGC
The nucleotide sequence above comes from Bos javanicus breed banteng chromosome X, ARS-OSU_banteng_1.0, whole genome shotgun sequence. Encoded proteins:
- the ZCCHC18 gene encoding LOW QUALITY PROTEIN: zinc finger CCHC domain-containing protein 18 (The sequence of the model RefSeq protein was modified relative to this genomic sequence to represent the inferred CDS: inserted 2 bases in 2 codons; deleted 1 base in 1 codon; substituted 1 base at 1 genomic stop codon), with amino-acid sequence MEPRNVALGISPADQAFLERLSILLHSYRRSLSVMASIIARVGNNWQQNTALPPWAHSMLRSLRGKGSLGPSRVNMAEGKMKLFSGRVVPAQEEETFENWLIQVNGALPDWNMSEXEKLKHLMKTLRGPTREVMRLLQTANPNLSVANFLCAMKLVXGDSESSVTAHGKFFNTLQAQGEKASLCVIRLEVQLQNAIQAGIIAEKDANQTQLHQLLLGAELNGDLFFRLKNLLRMYANEQECLPNFLELIRTIREEEDCNDTXKRPKRSELIMETAVSPVAFQGPQAIAISTADCNVIEVDDTLNDSHEDVILVESQNPPLTSIDAPPLRVRARLQDQILVIDSLNSSQAQSPSTSGGSAYNSDGPGDICRTRKRKYTIHCSYCGEEGHSKETSDSKSNKAQVFENLIITLQKLTHTEEETSKEIPGKHSDLSEPQ